One genomic window of Candidatus Nitrospira inopinata includes the following:
- a CDS encoding aminoglycoside phosphotransferase family protein: MSKVHSAPPAPVSPLPPDPSHVARTVQTYLAPGLALREIRPLAGDASNRRYYRAVLNGGPPHSAIIMQLAQAEGFKQSEEAVSGTSKEIDELPFVNVLAHLAKADVPVPMLYYYDVDAGLLYLEDFGDVTLAEAARTADPATLESRYKQAIDVMVRFQMEATAPVDVGCVAFHRRFDVPLLMWEFDHFLEYGVVARRGKPMCSDDWIAIRQEFERIADLLAGEPRVFVHRDYHSRNLMVDGERLGVIDFQDALMGPATYDLASLLRDAYIELDESLVDELVGYYLDRMAARRVVWANRASFRRLFDLTSIQRNLKAAGRFVYIDRVKRNPKFLPDIPRVLGYVKRNLHKYPELEPLRRRLAPYVPELQ; the protein is encoded by the coding sequence ATGTCGAAGGTTCATTCGGCTCCTCCTGCCCCGGTTTCGCCCCTTCCTCCCGATCCGTCCCACGTGGCGCGGACGGTTCAAACGTATCTTGCCCCCGGCCTGGCGTTGCGAGAGATCCGACCGTTGGCCGGTGATGCGTCGAATCGCCGCTATTATCGCGCGGTGCTCAACGGCGGGCCGCCGCATTCCGCGATCATCATGCAATTGGCCCAAGCGGAGGGATTCAAACAGTCCGAGGAAGCGGTCAGCGGCACGAGCAAGGAAATCGACGAGTTGCCCTTTGTGAACGTCCTCGCGCACCTGGCGAAAGCGGACGTGCCGGTGCCGATGCTCTATTATTACGACGTGGACGCCGGCCTCCTGTACCTTGAGGATTTCGGCGACGTGACACTTGCGGAAGCGGCCCGTACGGCAGATCCCGCGACGCTGGAGTCGCGCTATAAGCAGGCTATCGATGTGATGGTTCGGTTCCAGATGGAAGCCACGGCGCCGGTCGATGTGGGCTGCGTGGCCTTTCATCGCCGATTTGACGTTCCGTTGCTGATGTGGGAGTTCGATCATTTTCTGGAGTACGGAGTGGTCGCGCGGCGTGGAAAGCCGATGTGTTCGGACGATTGGATCGCGATTCGCCAGGAGTTCGAGCGCATTGCCGATCTCCTAGCCGGGGAGCCGCGCGTCTTCGTGCATCGGGATTACCACTCGCGAAACCTGATGGTCGATGGGGAGCGGTTGGGGGTGATCGATTTTCAGGACGCGTTGATGGGGCCGGCGACCTACGATTTGGCGTCACTGCTGCGGGACGCGTACATCGAGCTTGACGAGTCGCTGGTGGACGAGTTGGTGGGCTACTATCTGGACCGGATGGCCGCGCGGCGCGTCGTCTGGGCCAATCGCGCTTCGTTTCGCCGTTTGTTTGATCTCACCAGCATCCAACGAAATCTCAAGGCCGCCGGCCGATTCGTCTATATCGATCGCGTCAAACGCAACCCCAAATTTCTGCCGGATATTCCTCGTGTGCTGGGCTACGTCAAACGAAACCTCCACAAGTACCCGGAATTGGAACCGCTGCGCC
- a CDS encoding response regulator yields MGPPRSRSWRSGLLNPPRWSPVLTVGSLLVALLVGGVVLRIIEDRFVAAAGESLALAAVDIAGKLDLQMAERYGDIQMLARSRPFQEGDVMAIAEHLRWMADTYAVYEWLAAVDARGRIIAATDEGRLGQSKEQQPWFRSVRDEGRVVAMEPRPSEDLGGAIVASLTAPIKGPSGEFLGAVTEEISLAVLEDCFARTVTALQAQWGSTVRIEYQFLNREGEVIADSHLREEGTVNLKRKGLPSAQLFDSAPPGFIEERHLRRQVDVVTGYAMTKGIEELDAFRWGILVRVDRDDLLAPIRTTITKIGLAGGGMILPLVGALLWSVRRQHESYAAAAEERGRAQDAERKFQHLIEAAPDAILVTDSEGRIVLSNRQAERLFGFPPDELAGQPIEMVVPEQFRVKHRAHRTSYATSPTIRSIRDGFDSVGRRRNGIEFPAEIRLSHAELSGGLLMITVIRDMTRQRRAERELLAAKESAEAAARAKSDFLATMSHEIRTPMNGVIGMTDLLLDTELTAEQREFAETIRDCGRHLLAIINDILDFSKGEAGKLTLESIDFDLRATTEGVVDLLAERAADKGLNLACLFHADVPTALRGDPGKLRQILLNLIGNAIKFAGQGEVVVTVGLVRRTDNEAIVRFEVADTGVGIEAEAQRRLFQPFVQADSSTTRKYGGTGLGLAICKQLVRLMDGQIGVESRVGKGSTFWFTVQFQVTPTTLPPFNTTVTNLKGCRLCVVDDHATNRRVIELYAEKWGASCLSAENGHQALQLLRDAARCHQGCDVAIIDSHMPGMSGLDLAKAVKADPLLAATRLVLLTSRGQRGDAVLARDAGCVAYLTKPVRETQLRECLAAVLNVAPASMTVEGNSGHYVPASNLITRHSLAEARMRDCPRILLAEDNVVNQKVAVRMLEKMGYRVDVVSNGREAVEAVSRVSYAMVLMDCQMPVMDGLRAAAEIRRQEARGVRLPIIAMTANVAVDDRAACLAAGMDDFVSKPVHAQTLAAVLARWCPASGCAGRTDLVARHHREE; encoded by the coding sequence GTGGGTCCTCCACGGAGCCGTTCTTGGCGATCAGGGCTCCTCAATCCTCCTCGGTGGTCGCCGGTTCTGACCGTCGGCAGCCTGCTCGTTGCCCTTCTGGTAGGCGGCGTTGTTCTTCGTATCATTGAAGATCGGTTCGTGGCGGCCGCGGGCGAGAGTCTCGCGTTGGCGGCGGTCGATATTGCGGGCAAGCTGGATCTTCAGATGGCCGAACGGTACGGCGATATTCAAATGCTGGCACGGTCTCGACCCTTTCAAGAAGGCGACGTGATGGCGATAGCGGAACATTTGCGATGGATGGCCGATACCTATGCGGTCTATGAATGGCTTGCCGCTGTTGACGCGAGAGGCCGAATCATTGCGGCAACGGACGAGGGTCGTCTTGGCCAGAGCAAAGAACAGCAACCGTGGTTTCGGTCTGTAAGAGACGAAGGAAGGGTTGTGGCGATGGAACCTCGACCATCCGAGGACTTAGGGGGCGCCATTGTAGCTTCACTGACCGCGCCGATCAAAGGACCGTCCGGTGAATTTCTTGGAGCCGTGACCGAGGAGATTTCGCTTGCAGTGTTGGAAGATTGTTTCGCGCGAACCGTGACTGCCTTACAAGCGCAATGGGGATCGACCGTGCGGATCGAGTACCAATTTCTGAATCGCGAGGGAGAAGTCATCGCGGATTCGCATCTGCGGGAAGAAGGAACGGTCAATTTAAAACGGAAGGGATTGCCTTCCGCGCAATTGTTTGATTCGGCCCCTCCCGGATTTATTGAAGAACGACATCTGCGCAGACAGGTGGACGTCGTCACCGGCTATGCGATGACGAAAGGGATAGAAGAACTCGACGCGTTTCGGTGGGGGATCCTTGTGCGGGTGGATCGCGATGATCTCCTGGCCCCCATTCGGACAACCATAACAAAAATCGGTCTTGCGGGGGGTGGGATGATTCTTCCGTTGGTGGGAGCGCTCTTGTGGAGTGTACGCCGCCAGCATGAATCGTACGCAGCGGCGGCTGAAGAACGGGGGCGGGCGCAAGACGCGGAGCGCAAGTTTCAGCATCTCATCGAGGCGGCACCCGATGCCATCCTCGTCACCGACAGCGAGGGGCGGATCGTGTTGAGCAATCGTCAGGCCGAGCGATTGTTCGGTTTTCCCCCGGACGAACTGGCGGGGCAACCGATCGAGATGGTGGTGCCCGAACAATTTCGCGTCAAACATCGCGCCCACCGTACTTCCTACGCGACGTCACCGACGATCAGATCAATACGTGACGGATTTGACTCGGTGGGGCGCAGACGCAACGGAATTGAGTTTCCGGCTGAAATCAGACTCAGCCATGCGGAGCTCTCCGGCGGCTTGCTCATGATCACGGTTATACGCGATATGACTCGACAGAGACGAGCGGAGCGGGAATTGCTGGCAGCGAAGGAGTCAGCGGAGGCCGCCGCGCGGGCGAAGAGCGATTTTCTGGCGACCATGAGTCACGAAATCCGTACACCTATGAACGGCGTCATCGGCATGACGGATCTGCTGCTGGACACGGAGCTGACCGCTGAGCAGCGGGAGTTTGCCGAAACGATCCGCGACTGTGGCCGGCATCTGCTTGCGATCATCAACGATATCCTCGACTTTTCCAAGGGCGAAGCGGGCAAACTGACCCTTGAATCCATAGATTTCGACTTGCGCGCGACAACGGAGGGGGTGGTCGATCTCCTGGCTGAAAGGGCCGCCGACAAAGGGTTGAACCTCGCCTGTCTCTTTCATGCGGATGTTCCGACCGCTCTGCGCGGAGATCCCGGGAAACTGCGGCAGATCCTTTTGAATCTCATCGGCAATGCCATCAAGTTTGCAGGGCAAGGGGAAGTCGTCGTCACCGTCGGCTTGGTTCGGCGCACTGACAATGAGGCTATCGTGCGGTTTGAAGTCGCTGATACGGGCGTTGGCATTGAAGCGGAAGCCCAACGACGTCTGTTTCAGCCATTTGTCCAAGCCGACAGTTCAACCACCCGCAAATACGGCGGTACGGGACTGGGTTTGGCGATCTGCAAACAGCTCGTGCGACTCATGGACGGGCAGATTGGTGTGGAAAGTCGGGTGGGGAAAGGCAGTACATTTTGGTTCACGGTTCAGTTTCAAGTGACGCCAACGACGCTGCCTCCTTTCAATACGACTGTAACGAATCTCAAGGGATGCCGATTGTGCGTCGTCGACGATCATGCCACCAACCGTCGTGTCATCGAGCTCTATGCAGAGAAATGGGGTGCCTCATGTCTCTCGGCGGAGAATGGACACCAAGCTCTTCAACTGTTACGTGATGCGGCGCGTTGTCATCAAGGTTGCGACGTTGCAATTATAGATTCCCACATGCCGGGGATGAGCGGGCTGGATTTGGCAAAGGCGGTCAAAGCCGACCCCCTGCTTGCCGCCACTCGGCTTGTCTTGCTGACCTCTCGAGGGCAACGCGGTGACGCCGTTCTTGCACGCGACGCCGGCTGCGTGGCCTATCTGACCAAACCGGTCCGTGAGACGCAGCTCCGAGAGTGTCTGGCGGCTGTGCTGAATGTTGCTCCAGCGTCCATGACGGTTGAAGGTAATTCGGGACACTACGTTCCCGCCTCCAACCTTATTACACGGCATAGCCTAGCTGAAGCTCGAATGCGGGACTGCCCACGCATTCTGCTTGCCGAGGACAATGTTGTGAATCAAAAAGTGGCTGTGCGGATGCTCGAGAAGATGGGCTATCGAGTGGATGTGGTGTCAAATGGCCGTGAGGCGGTTGAGGCGGTGTCGCGTGTCAGCTACGCGATGGTTTTGATGGATTGTCAAATGCCGGTCATGGATGGGTTGCGGGCCGCGGCGGAGATTCGTCGGCAGGAGGCGCGCGGCGTCCGCCTCCCCATTATTGCGATGACGGCCAATGTGGCGGTGGATGATCGGGCGGCGTGTCTTGCCGCCGGCATGGATGACTTTGTCAGCAAACCTGTTCATGCCCAAACGCTCGCAGCGGTGCTTGCGCGCTGGTGCCCCGCATCCGGTTGTGCAGGTCGGACTGATCTGGTGGCCCGTCATCATCGTGAAGAGTGA